A window of the Roseovarius sp. S88 genome harbors these coding sequences:
- a CDS encoding DUF1285 domain-containing protein: protein MSKESITTPSAERLADAARAAATKGLPPVHLWNPPFCGDLDMRIARDGTWYYLGSPIARAGLIRLFSNILRREDGKYFLVTPVEKVGITVDDAPFVAVDFEAAGDGDAQVLVFETNVGDKVLAGTDTPIRCDIDPATGEPSPYVHVRAGLEALIDRKSFYRLVELGEHHDEAFGLWSDGVFFPIAASDEVVVN, encoded by the coding sequence ATGAGCAAAGAGTCCATCACGACACCGTCAGCAGAGCGTTTGGCGGATGCTGCACGTGCAGCAGCGACCAAGGGATTGCCGCCTGTGCATCTGTGGAACCCGCCATTTTGCGGTGATCTTGATATGCGCATTGCGCGGGATGGCACGTGGTATTACCTCGGTTCGCCAATTGCTCGTGCTGGACTAATACGTTTGTTTTCCAACATTTTGCGGCGTGAAGATGGCAAATATTTTCTTGTCACACCCGTAGAGAAGGTTGGCATCACAGTGGATGATGCGCCATTTGTGGCGGTGGATTTTGAGGCAGCTGGCGATGGTGACGCGCAGGTTTTGGTTTTTGAGACAAATGTTGGAGACAAGGTCTTGGCGGGGACCGATACGCCGATCCGCTGCGACATTGACCCGGCCACTGGCGAACCGTCACCTTATGTTCACGTACGTGCAGGTCTTGAAGCGTTGATTGACCGCAAGTCGTTCTATCGGCTTGTCGAACTCGGGGAACATCACGACGAGGCCTTTGGGCTTTGGTCGGATGGGGTGTTCTTCCCAATTGCTGCTTCAGATGAGGTGGTCGTCAATTGA
- a CDS encoding DUF58 domain-containing protein, whose protein sequence is MSPIAPLRAQAEAEAARFPALLARAEHLAGTVLLGEHGRRRSGMGDDFWQYRPVQAGDELRHIDWRRSAKSDGQFLRQREWQIAQSVTLWVDGAASMRFSSDDALPEKSDRARLLALAMAILLNRGGERVGLSGANLPPRRGEAQVERISMALMHEDSADYGAPETTGMLSHGRGVFLSDFLGELDPVKEALTSAADRGVRGALYQILDPAEESFPYRGRTIFESVGGTLAHETLKASELRDRYLARLATRKDELRALCTATGWQYGLHHTSQSAQSAVLWLYNAIDGEHHR, encoded by the coding sequence GTGAGCCCAATCGCGCCCCTCCGCGCTCAGGCCGAGGCCGAAGCCGCCAGATTCCCCGCGCTGCTCGCGCGGGCCGAGCATCTGGCGGGTACGGTTCTCTTGGGTGAACACGGGCGCAGACGGTCGGGCATGGGTGATGACTTCTGGCAATACCGCCCCGTGCAAGCCGGGGATGAGTTGCGCCATATCGATTGGCGGCGCTCGGCCAAATCGGACGGTCAATTCCTGCGCCAACGCGAATGGCAGATCGCCCAAAGCGTCACACTTTGGGTCGACGGTGCCGCCTCCATGCGGTTTTCATCAGATGATGCTTTGCCCGAAAAATCCGATCGCGCGCGGCTTCTCGCCCTCGCCATGGCCATCCTTCTCAATCGTGGCGGAGAACGTGTCGGCCTCTCTGGTGCGAACCTGCCGCCGCGGCGCGGCGAAGCACAAGTCGAACGCATCTCAATGGCGCTGATGCACGAAGACAGCGCCGACTATGGCGCCCCCGAAACCACCGGAATGCTCTCCCACGGGCGCGGAGTCTTTCTGTCGGACTTCCTGGGCGAACTGGACCCGGTCAAAGAGGCCCTGACCAGCGCCGCTGATCGAGGCGTGCGCGGCGCGCTTTACCAAATTCTTGATCCAGCCGAAGAAAGCTTTCCGTATCGCGGCCGCACGATCTTTGAAAGTGTCGGCGGAACCCTTGCGCATGAAACGCTCAAAGCGTCTGAATTACGAGATCGTTATCTGGCGCGCTTAGCCACCCGCAAAGACGAGTTACGGGCCCTTTGCACGGCGACCGGCTGGCAATACGGCTTGCACCACACGTCCCAAAGCGCGCAGTCCGCGGTTCTGTGGCTATATAACGCCATTGACGGGGAGCATCACAGATGA